In one Methanobrevibacter arboriphilus genomic region, the following are encoded:
- a CDS encoding potassium channel family protein: MASIKDILIEMKNLSELMVDLAYSAVLFNSKDAAKEVLKLENKVNSLNYEIKKQSLVAARSVEDAEKLTALIEIAEAAESIANAAKDLADIVIKGIKPHPVFKMVMEEAEELIISVTVEKESELSDKSLGELVLANRTGMIVIAIRRDETWIYGPDKHTVIREGDALIAKGTEVGSELLKKLANSEIDFDEISDIVDEEGQSQSGD; the protein is encoded by the coding sequence ATGGCTAGCATAAAAGATATTCTAATAGAAATGAAAAATTTATCCGAGCTAATGGTAGATTTAGCTTATTCAGCTGTACTTTTTAATAGTAAAGACGCTGCAAAAGAAGTTTTAAAGCTTGAAAATAAAGTTAATAGCTTAAATTATGAAATAAAAAAGCAATCTCTTGTGGCTGCACGTTCTGTGGAAGATGCTGAAAAATTAACTGCATTAATCGAAATAGCTGAAGCAGCTGAAAGTATTGCAAATGCAGCTAAAGATTTGGCAGATATTGTTATTAAAGGAATAAAACCACACCCAGTATTTAAAATGGTCATGGAAGAAGCAGAAGAACTTATTATAAGTGTTACTGTTGAAAAAGAATCAGAATTGTCAGATAAATCACTTGGTGAATTAGTTTTAGCTAACAGGACAGGAATGATTGTTATAGCAATTAGAAGAGATGAAACATGGATATATGGGCCTGATAAACACACTGTTATAAGAGAAGGAGATGCTTTAATTGCTAAAGGAACTGAGGTAGGCTCAGAACTCCTTAAAAAATTAGCTAATAGCGAAATTGACTTTGATGAAATATCCGATATAGTTGATGAAGAAGGACAATCGCAATCTGGAGATTAA